The Eleutherodactylus coqui strain aEleCoq1 chromosome 10, aEleCoq1.hap1, whole genome shotgun sequence genome contains the following window.
TCAAAAGATGGTGCCCAACATGGACTACTACATTAATATACCTGAGCCATAAGAAGAATAAGACAAAAAAGGTCTAAAAGTTCTATTAGCCACTAGCCTACTTGTTGATGGTTTCTAGTTTGCAGCATTTTGTTTTTGCTACCTAGGAACGTTTGGAGTTTTTGCTTGGGCTGTGATTAGTGTCCACAGAAGAGACCAGTAGGACACCCAAGCAGTTAATTCGCCATCCCTACATTAGGTATATAACAGTAGAGTAACGCTTGATGCTATACAGGACAATTAGAATTTCTTCAGTAAGTCCAAAAGGGAGTGAAAAACTTCTCAGCAACTCATTGTGTTTTTGCTCCTTTGTCTTCTATGAGCTTGGTCAGAATTTCTTCGCACATGTAGAGGCATCGAGGCACATGGAAAAAGCCTGAAAAAGGAAGAACAACAGTCGCATATAACACAAGGAACATCTATGTGAAGTATCTACAATGCTTAGGCTGGACGAAGACTTCTTTGTTAAACAACAAGATGGCATCGGTGCTTTTAAGATTGTGAACTTTGttagatgatagatatatagcTCTGTGTAAGCTTCCCATTAATAGAAATCCACTTAGGGCGTCACGGCATAAAGCTCCACCAAGACATGGGTTGTGGAAACCACTTAGGGAGTCACAGCATGAAGCTCCATCAAGACATGGGTTACGGAAACCCCTTAGGGCGTCACGGCATGAAGCTCCATCAAGACATGGGTTATGGAAACCACTAGGGCATCACGGTATGAAGCTCCACCAAGACATGGGTTATGAAAATCACTTAGGGCGTCACGGCATGAAGCTTCACCAAGACATGGGTTATGGAAACCACTTAGGGCGTCACAGCATGAAGCTGCACCAAGACATGAGTTACGGAAACCACTTAGGGCGTCACGGCATGAAGCTCCACCAAGACATGGGTTATGGAAACCACTTAGGGCATCACGGCATGAAGCTCCGCCAAGACATGGGTTGTGGAACCTGCACCAATACATTGGTTATAGATCTCAAAGAAATCATCACACTGATAAGATGGTGCTTGTGACACAATGTGAAAGTGCTTAAAGACTTCAGATATCTTTAATACCTTCAGATTATCTAATTGGCCGTCTGTCAGACAGATCACACTGGTTGGATTTTTCCTGCCCAATTCTGTTAGATACCCCTTCTTGCACTGACAGCTGAAAGTTTCAGACCATCTAGTTCTCCCAGAGCGAATGGAATTTAACCAATTTCAGGAAACGTCACCAGAATGTCAAGGTCAAAAACCATTCTTGGTTTGTAGTTTCACAACAATCGGAAAACACCGATATAGACCATATAGAATGAAGGGTGTTTGATTAGCAATGATTTTCTTGACATTGTGATCTGATTATCATAGCTAAATCCAAGGAAATTATATTAAAATTACCTTTAAAGGGTCCTCCTTTGATGGTGAGGGCCACCTTCCCTTCTTGAGTCAAGTAACCAAACCACTCCCCATGTTCTGGGTCCGAAAACTGAATTTAGAAGCAGAACAGGATATATGGTGAGATCATCAACATTTGAGAACATCCTACTTTTATAGAAACCCAAGGAAGAAAAATCACTTCCATTACCCAAATCTCATTGCAGAACTGTAGTAGTGGCTGACATAGACCAAGCAGTAGACAAGGGGACAGAGCAATAGCTATGAGTATCCTCACTTGATGCAGATAGTGGTCAGGGTGCACAAGTCCCCCTATTAAGTGGCGCCCATTTATTATGTGGTTGTGTCGAGTACTTCAGATGCTTTTTCCAGCTGTGGACAGCCCCCTATGATGTCCAGATCTCTAATCCGGGTGGTCTTTATGTAATAAATTGAGGaacttttacatttatttatattttttttgttattttagtgcaATATAttcaatgtttttaaaaaaaaataaaaaaataaaaaaaacactccacGTTTTACAAACCTTGCTGAACACATAATCGTAGACTTTCTGGAAGTCACCAAGCAGACGTGGATCCTTTGTTTCCATATAGCCAAGTAGGAAGGCGATGAGGGCTTCTGTGTGCGGCCACCATAACTTCATACTCCACTCAAGCTGGGAAAGACAACATATGATCAGCCATACTCTGCATAATAtggttgcattaaccctttccaatccaatttgtatcctggttttcctaagggtcttactctttctgccgttacacaacggcgctatctgctggctaaagctagtactgcatgaggtgacacattggataggctccgacagcagagaggctggcaatatacagtaagagaaccccgacggacgtcttccaacatcagagctgtacagccttaaatcataatgtcttcagaggtcagacagtggattggaaagggttaataaaatctTTGATATACAATGTACTGGTTACAGTGAAGCAGGTTATAAAGAGTATGCTCTGTTCACCAATTTTGTTTCCATTgcagggtgtaactataggaggtgcagagCTTTGTGCCACATCCGAGTCTTAAGGTCCAGCGCACCTCTACCACATCAGCGCTATAAATCACACATGATATTTGGGGGAAGGCAGagggacagctcagcgatatgttcaggacatcctgcagccacatgtgttcctttcacggcggcttccagcaggataatgctcggccgcacacacaaggaggggggggggggggggttcacaggaatgtccccacaaaaTTGTCACATGTAGATagcctgcccagtcaccagatttatctccactaaaaacatgtatggaaccatctgggacaccaacttcaacggCCTATGAATTTTCTGATCAGGAGGATCAGTTacagtgatatgctgcaggataccatacggaacctgtatgcctccttgccagcctgtatcacatcttgtatccaaaatagaggcggtacaacagggtactagagcctccgtgcctgtccgtatcacatcctgtaaccaagctagaggcggtataatagggtactagagcttccatgcctgccccataacacatcttgtatccaagctagaggtggtacaacagggtactagagcctccatgcccacctgtatcacatcttgtatcaaagctataggtggtacaacagggtactagagcatccatgcccgcccgtattacagcttgtatccaagctagaggtggtacaacagggtactagagcatccatggccacctgcatcacatctggtatccaagctagaggcagtacaatagggtactagagcctccatgctcgcctgtatcacatcttgtatccaagctagaggcagtacaatagggtactagagcctccatgcccgcctgtatcacatcttgtatccaagctagaggcggtacaacagggtactagagcctccatgcccgcctgtatcacatcttgtattcaagctaaagggcagtacaatagggtactagagcatccatgcccgcctgtatcacatcttgtattcaagctagagatggtacaactgggtactatagcctccatgctcgcccgtatcacatcttgtatccaagctagaggcagtgcaacagggtactagagtctacatgcctgtccatatcacatcttgtatccaagctagaggtggtacaacagggtactagagcctccatgcccacccgtatcacatcttgtatccaagctagaggtggtacaacagggtactagagcctccatgcccacctgtatcacatcttgtggtTATTCCTTTTTGTTTGGGAACTCGTATCTtctgtaatgtgatattttaatattattcTATTCAATAAAATGTAAAAGTTCTTTTCATTGAGGCTTTTGCGTGCCGACCTCTTTTTTTCGTCTATCGCTTATATCAATGTTGCAATCACACATACAAAGTTTCATTCcactccgacaacttctaggggagggatttgtttttattcttgcaACAAGTGTATTATTTTTTGATGTTATGTAGAGTGGGACATAAAATATTCATACAGCATATTGCCTGGGGTTCAAACTTCTAAAAACCCTCAAAATGAGACAGACCCTCTAAAATGGCTTAGAAAGAGGTTGTCCGGAAATACAACAAAATTGCTTCCATCTGTTCAAACTGTGGAAACGCATCCCAGGACAGGAGAACGCATTTCTAGGCTATAGGTGGCAGGTGTGGTCCGTGGGAGGAGATGGAGACCAATACctaaatgtgtgttcctctcAAGTTTACCATTCTTTCTAACTTGACCAAACAATGTAGTATTAGGCTCGGCCATCTTCCTACATCCGACTCTCATCCAGATATGCATTCTCTCATCCTAGGACACGTTTCCAAAGATTGCACGGATGGCGGCTATTCATGTCCCGGACAACCTCCTGTAATTAGCCAGCTTACACAGTATAAATATGAGCCAGGGCTTTGGGTCTGCTCATGACAGCATTACTTACCTGTGTAGGGCAATGTCCATCCACATCTTGGAAAGAAAAGAGCCCCCCATATTCCTGGTCCCATCCCGATTCAAAAGGTAGACGTATAAACTTTTCCACTGCGATCTTCCCCAAGTTATGGTCCGCATTTGTGAAGGCTTGACGTAAAAGAAACCAGCCAGCCTCAATGGCATGTCCTATGAAGGATACCGAAGACTAGATatgaggaaggagcagcagccatggATTTTGGTATTAAAGCGTGAACTGACCATACCGGGGTTTTGGTGTCTGCCCATGCACCCTGGAAGCTCCTGTCCATCTTCAGAAACATTTTCCAAAATGGCCTGACCATCACGCTGCAGAAGAATACTATGAAATAGTCATATGGACGAGATGGATAAGTCGGCCTAAATGTTCTAGttcacataaaaaacaaaaaaaaacaaaaagggggggttgTCTCTTCGGTCTAGAAACCCATTTTTAAATAccttattaaaggagttttctgggactatGCTAtagatgaactatcctcaggataggtcatcgacagTTGATTGTTGGGGTCTGCCATTTGGGGTAACCCACTACAGAGCGGATTGAAGAGGCCGCAGTGCAGGGTGAGCACCACAGTATCATCTCATGTACATTGGTCACATAGCCTCagagcagcttagtcccattcaagtgaacagGATAGAGCTTCAAAACCaggcacagctggtatacaatgtacagcacgtgacatgggggggggggggcaccgggggCCCTTGGGCTCCTCAGGTAACAGACCTGGGCACAACTGCTTTCTTCAATATTAGAGTGCTATATTGCATATTATGTAGATTGCAGCATACATGAAGACGTTGCATTACTGTCGGCAAGTAATGGTATATTTATAGGCCAATGATTCCcaacaggggggggggcccaTCTTGATGACCCATGATGGGGACATTCCTGCGAGTCAGTATAACCCCATTAGAGATTAAATTAGCCGTTACCAATTGTCCCTATGGGAAGTTGGGTGAGTGAAAGCACCACAGGAGAGCTCTGCCCATGATGCAAGATGACGCTACCTTGCCcaactcctcactcactgtcacACTAGGGAGGAGCACTCCCACTCAGAAAGCTGTGTGCGCGCGCATGTCGGACATCCACAGAGTGGTTCAGCTACACACATACTGCTGTCAAGGGGTGGGGGATGTCCAGCCACACGTATATTGTTGAAGAGTGGGGAAGAGGTTTGAGAGTTGTGGAAATGCTGGATGTGATTAAACTGCAATGGGGAGGGATGGTAAAGCTCTGGATAGGATTATACTGCAACGGGGGAGAGGTTTTAGCATTTATTTAATTTTAGTTTAATTAAATTATTTGTTAGGGGTATCCGGAGATCATTTTTCCCCCAGGGGTGCACCTTGGCTAAAAAGGCTGGTAATCATCGCTATTAGCAATACAGTAGTCATAGCCCATATAGTACCTGTAGGTGCTGCAAGATTTTCTCCACACTCCAGGACCCCAACTCTGAGTACTTCATTGCTGCCTCTTCATCATCCTCACACAACTGGTCCACAAGGTTCAGCAGCATCATCGGCACCGCCATAGAGTTCACCGGTTCAGCCCCCGGCAGCTCTGGTCTCCCTAAACCAGAAGAATCTACCCGCACCCAGTGAACAATTTGATCCATCATCTTGCGCGCCTCTTGCTGAGGAACACAGACTACGTTAGAAATATATCCGAGAATTTCATTAAAATATGCAATATTAGGAATAGTACCGTTTCTCAAATACTAAACGAAATCAAAATGTTGCCGTTCTATTAGGACCCGGGTTTATATGCCCAATATAAGAGATCGTTCCCCGTCATCCAATAACCGGGCTTCCCACCTCGCTCCTTCACCTTGTACTTCTCCTTGCGAGTTGTCCTCCATAACTCATCCATGGCCATGACGTAGAAGCACTCGCTGAAGATGGTACGCTGGATCTTTACCGCTTTACCATCACGCGTCACCACAAATGCACATTTTAGGGAGTCCGATGACGGGCGCGCATGTGCGATAAGGAACTCGCCCCCTGAATAGTGGGGGAAAACATCATAAGATGTAGCATATCATGTCATTTTAGTAGTCTTTCTTTGCTCTTGAGAAGCAAGGAGGATTAAAAGGAAATCTGCAACTTGCAGAAATATTACAAGGACACCTTATGCCTATTGCAGAGCCTGAGGGGGGCGCTGCACAACCAGagatccaaaaaaaaaacaacaaacacacAAGTGTCGGGCAGCTCCCCTCAGGCCAAGGTGTGTATCAGTTTCAAATCAATTTAACCTGTTTGAGgtcacagtacacctttttattGACCTCACTAATGAGTTTTAAACCtgcacatctttttaaggcggttgcTTGACTGACTCCTGACAGCAAGGATCCTGCTCTGCCAGATGCAGAGaaatctcagatcctggcagtttaacccctcacataccacaatcaatagcaactgcagtatgTAAGCAGATGGCATGGCGAGGGGGCTCCTTCTCACCCATTGGCACTCCACAATGCGATCACAAAGTACCAATGGGCTCCCATGGCagttggaagcctgacaaaggcctccatgtcacTCAGCCTTTTAGGCTCCATCTCCCGCAGAGTCTAATAGACTGCTGTCATAGGCCTAGTAGAATGCACTGCATAGGTAATGCAGTGCATTATTCTAGCAATTTAACATCACCTCTTcttcagggacttaaaaaaaaaaataaaaaaaaaatatatatatatataaaaatataaatttttttaaactaaagtTTAATTtagaggattaaaaaaaaaacatgcattttttgtggggaaaaggtTTTAATGGTTAAAAACAccaattttttcccccctctaaAATGCAGCACATAATGGATATTACCGGCTTTGTAACGACCCAGCAAAttgaaatattttgttatttatctcgtGTGGCAAACGCcgtaaaaatagttttaaaaaagtaattctGGAATTCCTATTGttcacctttagagatgagcaagcagacTCGATAAGGACAAATActggagcgagtattgtccttttcgagtatctgcctgctcgtcagcaAAGATTCGGATGCCAGCGCCAAtcctcctgctcccccctgccCACTCCGAcaacccaccactcacccccACCGGGACCCGAATCTTtacggacgagcaggcaggtactcgaaaaggacaatactcgctcgagtatttgtccttaacgagtatgctcactcatctctattcgccTCCACTGACGGAACAATAAAAATGTTACGGGTCTTAGAATGCAGCGATACAGATTCAatcgtttttctttaaaaaggtgtttttattgtgcaaaagtaataaaaagttaaatcttttaaAATTTGGTATCTCCGTGCTGATCTGGATAAGaaagttatgttatttttacagaatggtgaacgctgtaaaagcaaaaccccaaaacaatggtggaatttctgtacATTTCTTCCATCTACACCCCCAAAaagaaagttctacaacacatatataccccagagtgctgccattaaaatatacaactcacatatcaatgagttatggctcttgtaa
Protein-coding sequences here:
- the RENBP gene encoding N-acylglucosamine 2-epimerase, with product MGEENRLQRWRERISAELDTVMGFWTRHSEDKEYGGFFTCLGRDGAVYDQLKYIWLQGRQVWMYCRLYRKVPRFHREELLNSAIAGGEFLIAHARPSSDSLKCAFVVTRDGKAVKIQRTIFSECFYVMAMDELWRTTRKEKYKQEARKMMDQIVHWVRVDSSGLGRPELPGAEPVNSMAVPMMLLNLVDQLCEDDEEAAMKYSELGSWSVEKILQHLQRDGQAILENVSEDGQELPGCMGRHQNPGHAIEAGWFLLRQAFTNADHNLGKIAVEKFIRLPFESGWDQEYGGLFSFQDVDGHCPTQLEWSMKLWWPHTEALIAFLLGYMETKDPRLLGDFQKVYDYVFSKFSDPEHGEWFGYLTQEGKVALTIKGGPFKGFFHVPRCLYMCEEILTKLIEDKGAKTQ